Proteins found in one Misgurnus anguillicaudatus chromosome 3, ASM2758022v2, whole genome shotgun sequence genomic segment:
- the ube2f gene encoding NEDD8-conjugating enzyme UBE2F — protein MLTLANKLKREEGVRAGRATAGSNDASHRVSIRDRLLIKEVAELESNLPNTCKVTFPDENKLHHFQLAISPDEGYYLGGKFQFEIEVPEAYNMVPPKVKCSTRIWHPNIAETGEICLSLLREHSIDGTGWAPTRTLQDVVWGLNSLFTDLLNFDDPLNIDAAEHHLRDKEDFRNKVQDFIKNYAR, from the exons ATGCTGACGTTAGCCAATAAGCTGAAGAGGGAGGAGGGGGTGAGGGCCGGACGTGCCACCGCAGGATCCAATGATGCCTCTCACAGAGTGTCTATCAGGGATCGACTCCTCATCAAAG AGGTCGCTGAACTAGAGTCCAACCTTCCAA ATACCTGTAAAGTGACTTTTCCTGATGAAAATAAACTCCATCACTTCCAGCTGGCCATTTCTCCAG ACGAAGGCTATTACCTTGGCGGAAAGTTCCAGTTTGAGATCGAAGTCCCCGAAGCTTATAATATGGTG CCTCCCAAAGTCAAGTGCTCGACCAGAATATGGCACCCAAACATCGCAGAAACCGGCGAGATCTGTCTGAG TTTATTGCGAGAACATTCGATTGATGGCACTGGATGGGCACCAACACGCACATTACAG gATGTTGTATGGGGATTGAATTCACTCTTCACT GATCTTCTTAACTTCGATGACCCGCTGAATATAGATGCGGCAGAGCATCATTTGCGAGATAAG GAGGACTTCAGGAACAAAGTTCAGGACTTCATCAAAAACTATGCAAGATGA
- the LOC129445040 gene encoding putative methyltransferase DDB_G0268948 — MAQRHFEGEALAKSYQCYRVSPPQDLIDEVLNFLRKTIQGDLDLAVDVGCGSGQGTKLLAPHFLKVVGLDISPAQLKIADADAHAPNVSYRESPAEDLPFEDESADLVTSMTAAHWFDHPRFLKEADRILRPGGCLALLSYTLDFELEYEDRSPKLNEICQEFYATVLPFRKAYLGSSSLKLYKKIYDMVSYKDKEWHACRRSRVRMPLSSYIGLVETFATYQGFYENDPDEARRLSKTITERLMEAMGASTPDTEVVVVVKYFYFLASKPQES; from the exons ATGGCTCAGAGACATTTTGAAGGAGAAGCACTCGCTAAATCTTACCAGTGCTACCGGGTGTCTCCACCTCAGGACCTCATAGATGAAGTGTTGAACTTCCTTCGGAAAACAATA CAGGGTGATCTGGATCTAGCCGTGGATGTCGGCTGTGGATCCGGACAGGGTACCAAACTGTTAGCCCCTCACTTTCTCAAAGTGGTCGGGTTAGACATCAGTCCAGCTCAACTAAAGATAGCTGATGCTGATGCACATGCTCCAAATGTTTCTTACAG AGAGAGTCCTGCGGAGGATTTGCCCTTTGAGGACGAGTCAGCTGACTTGGTTACGTCCATGACGGCTGCTCACTGGTTTGACCATCCACGCTTTCTGAAAGAGGCCGACCGTATTTTGAGGCCGGGTGGCTGTCTAGCTCTGCTTAGCTACACTTTGGATTTTGAGCTAGAATATGAAGACCGATCCCCTAAACTTAATGAAATCTGTCAAGAG TTCTATGCGACTGTGCTCCCTTTCCGAAAAGCTTACCTTGGATCCAGTTCTCTGAAACTCTACAAGAAGATCTATGACATGGTTTCATACAAAGATAAAGAGTG GCATGCATGTCGGAGGAGCCGAGTACGTATGCCACTATCGAGCTATATTGGTTTGGTTGAAACGTTTGCCACATATCAAGGTTTTTATGAAAATGATCCTGATGAAGCCAGGAGACTATCTAAGACCATCACAGAGAG ATTGATGGAAGCAATGGGGGCTTCAACCCCTGACACAGAAGTGGTGGTTGTGGTgaaatatttctattttttggCATCTAAACCACAGGAATCCTAG